A region from the Methanobacterium formicicum genome encodes:
- a CDS encoding copper-translocating P-type ATPase has protein sequence MEHSHSEHEMEQEMKKKHDDHDHHHMIADFKRRFWVCLVLTIPIVFLTPHIQHVLGIKDFIAFYGDTYVLFFLSSVVYFYGGYPFFKGMYRELKSRMPGMMTLVAVAITTAYIYSSAVVLGLKGEIFFLELVTLIDIMLLGHWLEMRSVRGASRALEELVKLLPSSAHKIMPDGETMDIHRDQLEVGDLILVKPGEKIPADGQIIQGETSINESMLTGESQPVYKQVGDEVIGGSINGDGSLQVEIMKTGKDSFLSQVINLVEEAQSSQSRTQNLADRFAMYLTLIALTGGFITLVTWMILTGQDLAFSLERAVTVMVTTCPHALGLAIPLVVAVSTALSASNGLLIRNRTSFEKARNIDAIIFDKTGTLTQGEFGVTQVIALDDLNPEEILKYAASLESHSEHPIARGVAAELTDHLPVENFSSIPGKGVEGVILGNEVKIVSSGYLNELGFRLDNTQVDELLSRGKTTVFVIINGQLKGVIALADIIRPESKETVSRFKKMGVKCLMITGDKQEVAEWVSTELGLDQYFAEVLPEEKAKKVKEIQKEGYTVAMTGDGINDAPALAQADVGIAIGAGTDVAVETADIVLVRSNPLDALYIIQLARSTYRKMVENLVWGAGYNIFAIPLAAGVLSAYGIILTPAMGAVLMSVSTIIVAVNSRFLKVEK, from the coding sequence ATGGAACATTCTCATTCAGAACATGAAATGGAACAAGAAATGAAAAAGAAACACGACGATCATGATCATCACCATATGATCGCTGATTTTAAACGGCGTTTCTGGGTATGTCTGGTTTTAACTATTCCCATTGTATTTTTAACACCGCACATACAGCATGTTCTGGGTATCAAAGACTTCATTGCCTTTTATGGAGACACTTATGTGCTGTTCTTTTTATCTTCCGTGGTCTATTTTTACGGTGGTTATCCCTTCTTCAAAGGCATGTACCGTGAATTAAAGTCACGAATGCCCGGGATGATGACCCTAGTGGCAGTGGCCATTACCACCGCTTATATCTACAGTAGCGCCGTGGTCCTGGGACTTAAAGGTGAAATCTTCTTTCTGGAACTGGTTACCCTGATTGATATCATGCTCTTGGGGCACTGGCTGGAAATGCGTTCGGTTAGGGGTGCATCCCGGGCACTGGAGGAACTGGTAAAACTCTTACCTTCCTCCGCCCACAAAATAATGCCTGATGGGGAGACCATGGACATTCACCGGGACCAGCTGGAGGTGGGTGATCTGATTCTGGTTAAACCCGGGGAGAAAATCCCGGCAGATGGTCAGATCATCCAGGGTGAGACCAGTATCAATGAATCCATGCTCACCGGTGAATCACAGCCCGTTTATAAACAAGTGGGGGATGAGGTTATCGGGGGGTCCATCAATGGAGATGGCTCTCTTCAGGTGGAGATAATGAAAACCGGGAAGGATTCATTTCTATCCCAGGTTATCAACCTGGTGGAAGAGGCCCAGTCCAGCCAATCCAGAACACAGAATCTGGCGGACCGATTTGCCATGTACCTGACACTGATAGCACTTACCGGAGGATTCATAACCCTGGTCACCTGGATGATACTAACTGGACAGGATCTGGCCTTTTCCCTGGAAAGAGCAGTGACGGTGATGGTAACCACCTGCCCCCATGCACTGGGGCTGGCCATACCCCTGGTAGTGGCAGTTTCCACAGCACTGTCTGCCAGTAACGGATTGTTAATTAGAAACAGGACCTCCTTTGAAAAAGCCCGTAACATAGATGCCATTATCTTCGATAAAACCGGCACCCTGACCCAGGGAGAGTTTGGAGTTACCCAGGTCATAGCCCTAGACGATCTTAACCCGGAGGAAATTCTGAAGTACGCTGCATCCCTGGAGTCCCATTCAGAACATCCCATTGCCCGGGGAGTGGCTGCAGAGTTAACTGACCACTTACCAGTGGAAAATTTCAGCTCAATCCCTGGAAAAGGTGTAGAAGGGGTGATTCTGGGAAATGAAGTGAAAATTGTAAGTTCGGGATATCTAAACGAGTTAGGCTTTAGACTGGATAATACGCAGGTTGATGAATTATTATCTCGGGGTAAAACCACAGTTTTTGTAATTATCAATGGACAGCTCAAGGGGGTAATTGCCCTGGCGGACATCATCCGTCCCGAATCCAAGGAAACTGTTTCCCGGTTCAAAAAAATGGGTGTTAAGTGTCTCATGATAACCGGGGATAAACAGGAAGTAGCAGAATGGGTTTCTACAGAACTGGGCCTTGATCAATATTTTGCCGAGGTTTTACCGGAAGAAAAAGCCAAAAAAGTTAAAGAAATACAGAAAGAAGGTTATACCGTGGCCATGACAGGTGATGGCATCAACGATGCCCCTGCTCTGGCCCAAGCTGACGTGGGAATAGCTATTGGAGCAGGGACGGATGTGGCGGTGGAAACTGCGGACATAGTACTGGTGCGCAGTAACCCCCTGGATGCCCTCTACATAATTCAGTTGGCTCGTTCCACCTACCGGAAGATGGTGGAAAACCTGGTTTGGGGTGCCGGTTACAATATATTCGCCATCCCACTGGCTGCAGGAGTTCTATCTGCATATGGTATTATTCTAACCCCCGCCATGGGGGCAGTGTTAATGTCAGTCAGTACCATCATTGTGGCGGTCAACTCCCGGTTTTTGAAGGTGGAAAAATGA